From Impatiens glandulifera chromosome 7, dImpGla2.1, whole genome shotgun sequence:
tattgagattgagtgtaattgacaaaaactgttaacttggtccaaaatatcatgccatccatcttctctaattttttgtaattgatttttcaaactCGCAATCAATAACATGGCTTGAACTATATTaccattgctatcaattatcatatgctcattcatatcaagtattgagattgagtgtaattgacaaaaactgttaacttggtccaaaatatcatgccatccatcttctctaattttttgtaattgatttttcgaactcgcaatcaataacatggcttgaactatattttgatctcctctttgtagGCAAAGTGATAACTCATTTGTAATtcccaataaatttttcatcaaatataacacaaaaacaaattcataaaaaactaactatataaaaaatatgaaaatctaatttaataagtaatttgtattattatattgaaataaataaaaaataatgtataattgttatataaatataatttcaaaatataagtaatttgtattattatattgaaataaataaaaaataatgtatgattattatataaatataatttcaaaataaataatattattatatatattttttttatactttatttatataaaattatattttaaaatatgataaataaatttaaggtgAGACAAGGTTTGAACACCTGACTTCAGGTTCACTGTTGAGCTACAAAGCCAACTAGACTAAGAGTTgcttgttaaatatatatatatatataaacaaattattgtaaggttgggggaggcccgggccccccaaggccccccttgtaggtccgccactgccGTTAGTGTGTTCATGTTTTAAATTTGTATCCGTCTATTTTACACCACACAAATTTTAATACATAGAATATAAGATCGATCGTTTCCAAAGTTTTAAGATCATTCATTCTTACTTTTTCGGTTTTTATGTTCCGCTTATAAagttcaaacaaatataatcaataatctttgttgaataaaataaatcaattaataaaaaatgtcaactaagtttaattttgactaatttcaaataaatactaattatcaaattgatttatttcaaataattcaagtaACAATGAAATTCAATCAATTAAGTAACaagtcattttattaaatatttcctATTGTTTTGTACACAAATGTGTTTTTGTGTTACAAATTTAGCTTTGCAAATAGTCCATTTTGTagtaaaaatttataaacaaattatgcAATCTAAAAGGTTTTAATATTgaccaattatatatatatatatatatatatatatatatatatatatatatatatatatatatatatatatatatatatatatgtatgagttgaactaatttaattataaatatataaagggtTGAATTTTGAATGAATCAGATTGAACTTCTCGTTGTGTTGAACAAAATTAACAATTCCAGtaagacaaaatattgataattcATGACTTTAGTTAGATATAATTAACTAGTGTTAGCAgtgttttcatatatatatatatatatatatatatatatatatatatatatatatatatatatatatatatatatatatatatgtatgagttgaactaatttaattataaatatataaagggtTGAATTTTGAATGAATCAGATTGAACTTCTCGTTGTGTTGAACAAAATTAACAATTCCAGtaagacaaaatattgataattcATGACTTTAGTTAGATATAATTAACTAGTGTTAGCAGTGTTTTCATTGCATACTTTGTTGAATTCCAATTTGTTTTGTTGGCGTTGCAAGATTAGTTTTAAATCACTTATATTTTGTAtgaaaacttataaataatattaaatgtataCTTTCATAGTTTTTAACATTGACCCAATAAATATAAGCAATGATGAATTGGAAcccatttaataaattaaaaatactaaaaggGTTGAATTGTGAATGAATCAGATTGAAGCTCTTGTGGGCTTGGCAAACAAAATTGACAAATTCCCAGAGTTGACATTCAGCAGGCATCAAAACAAACTCTGTTAACTTGTAATATAAGGCAGGCAGTCAAAAGAGGATTTGATCATGTTTAATTTGCATTTCACGCGGCCACCCAGCTTAGAAAAATTCTTATAGAAAGGCACTAACCCAACTCTTCTCCTTATAAATTGAGGATTATCATTCCAATTCTCTCATCATTAATCTCATCACTTCCTATCTACAAAACAAGATTTGGAAAAACCATAAGTTGTTAATTACTGTAGCGAAGTCACAGAACTTCAATCATCGAACCATgaagaaatatattagaaaatgaatagaaaatttagagaatgaaaataaccttgaataaaaatttgtctattgaacttattaaaataagaacACCATTACAaccttatataaaataaaaacataacttAGACATTAACTAAGAGAAATGAAGAGTCTCATTACTAGAGATAAGACCAAGAGACTTGAACGATCTAAGAGACTCTAGAATAACAAAAAGATTccttaattattatgattattactttaatttctaacactccCCCTTAAAGTGATGTCCGATGAACTAGTCCCAACTTAGATCATAGATCTTTGAAATGACCTTTAGGAAGtgcttttgtgaagatatcagcaacattgtcttcactccttactacaaccatctcaatgattccctctagtactttttcaagaataaagtgatgctccaactcaatgtgttctgtcctcgcatgaaacacaggatttgaagtcaatttaatatcactcaaattatctccatgGATAGGAACCGACTGATCAAACTTGACACGAAAATCCTCCTAGAGTCTACGAAGCCATATGCACTCTTGTGCTACGTGAGTTGATGCTTCGTATTTCGCTTCTGTTGTAGACAATAATACCGATCCTTGTTTCCTACTACTCCAAGATATTCGAGTGTttccacaaagaaaaacaaacccaTATGTGGACCTTCGATCGTCTCGATCTCCAGCAAAGTCAGCATCTGCATATCCTTACAAGACAAATTTTGCATCTTTTTGTATAGTAGACCAATATCTAGTGAGGTATTAATATACTTCAAAATTTTTCTTCGCTTCTTCGAGGTGTGGTTTCCTTGGCTCCTACATGTATCAACTCACCACTCCAACTGCATAAGCAATGTCAAGCCTTGTTATAGTTAGATAAATCACTTCCCACAAGAGCACGATAAAGACGAGGATCTGGTAGACACGATAACACGATAAATCAGACTTCCCACTGATTCTAGGATTTACGTCGAGAGGATTATAGCTCTTTTTTCCATCAGTCATACCAAAATTTTCTACCAACTTCTTTGCGTAGTTGATCTGCGATACCAATAAACCTTTATCGAAACTTTCAATTTGTAAACCAAGGAATGTTCCAAGTTCACCaagcttcttcatctcaaagCGAAGCGATAGCTCATCTTGTAGACGAGCAACCTCATCATAGTTACTACCCATCAAGAttatatcatccacataaaaaAGAACCACCACCATCTGTCCTTGACTCttcattataaataaacttGAGTCAGATTCTGAAGCCTTATACCCACAAAA
This genomic window contains:
- the LOC124909784 gene encoding uncharacterized mitochondrial protein AtMg00810-like, translated to MVVVLFYVDDIILMGSNYDEVARLQDELSLRFEMKKLGELGTFLGLQIESFDKGLLVSQINYAKKLVENFGMTDGKKSYNPLDVNPRISGKSDLSCYRVYQILVFIVLLWEVIYLTITRLDIAYAVGVMQNLSCKDMQMLTLLEIETIEGPHMGLFFFVETLEYLGVVGNKDRYYCLQQKRNTKHQLT